A genomic region of Burkholderia humptydooensis contains the following coding sequences:
- a CDS encoding alpha-ketoacid dehydrogenase subunit beta, with protein MTTAGKDGPAASPMTMIQALRSAMDVMLERDGNVVVFGQDVGYFGGVFRCTEGLQNKYGKSRVFDAPINEGGIVGAAVGMGAYGLRPVCEIQFADYFYPASDQIVSEAARLRYRSAAEFIAPLTIRMPCGGGIYGGQTHSQSPEAMFTQVCGLRTVMPSNPYDAKGLLISAIENDDPVIFLEPKRLYNGPFDGHHDRPVTPWSKHPASLVPDGYYTVPLDSAAIVRAGGDVTVLTYGTTVHVSLVAAAETGIDAEVIDLRSLWPLDLDTIVESVRKTGRCVVVHEATRTCGFGAELISLVQEHCFHWLEAPVERVTGWDTPYPHAQEWAYFPGPNRVGDALRRAMEN; from the coding sequence ATGACGACAGCAGGCAAAGACGGTCCGGCGGCTTCGCCGATGACCATGATCCAGGCTTTGCGCTCGGCGATGGACGTGATGCTCGAGCGCGACGGCAACGTGGTGGTGTTCGGGCAGGACGTCGGCTATTTCGGCGGCGTGTTCCGCTGCACCGAAGGACTGCAGAACAAGTACGGCAAGTCGCGCGTGTTCGATGCGCCGATCAACGAAGGCGGCATCGTCGGCGCGGCGGTCGGGATGGGCGCGTACGGGCTGCGCCCCGTCTGCGAGATCCAGTTCGCCGACTACTTCTATCCGGCGTCCGACCAGATCGTGTCGGAGGCGGCGCGGCTGCGCTACCGGTCGGCGGCCGAGTTCATCGCGCCGCTGACGATCCGCATGCCGTGCGGCGGCGGCATCTACGGCGGCCAGACGCACAGCCAGAGCCCCGAGGCGATGTTCACGCAGGTGTGCGGGCTGCGCACCGTGATGCCGTCGAATCCATACGACGCGAAGGGGCTGCTGATCTCGGCGATCGAGAACGACGATCCGGTGATCTTCCTCGAGCCGAAGCGGCTCTACAACGGCCCGTTCGACGGCCACCACGATCGGCCGGTGACGCCGTGGAGCAAGCATCCGGCGAGCCTCGTGCCCGACGGCTACTACACGGTGCCGCTCGATTCGGCGGCGATCGTGCGCGCCGGCGGCGACGTGACGGTGCTCACCTACGGGACGACCGTTCACGTGTCGCTCGTGGCCGCCGCGGAAACCGGCATCGACGCCGAGGTGATCGACCTGCGCAGCCTGTGGCCGCTCGATCTCGACACGATCGTCGAATCGGTGCGCAAGACGGGGCGCTGCGTCGTCGTGCACGAGGCGACGCGCACCTGCGGCTTCGGCGCGGAACTCATCTCGCTCGTGCAGGAGCACTGCTTCCATTGGCTCGAAGCGCCCGTCGAGCGCGTGACCGGCTGGGACACGCCGTATCCGCATGCGCAGGAATGGGCGTATTTCCCGGGCCCGAACCGGGTCGGCGACGCGCTGCGGCGCGCGATGGAGAATTGA
- a CDS encoding 3-methyl-2-oxobutanoate dehydrogenase (2-methylpropanoyl-transferring) subunit alpha, whose product MSQYGPLRLHVPEPTGRPGCKTDFTYLRLSPAGKVRKPPIDVAPADTSDLAYGLVRVLDEHGRAVGPWAPDIDPDILRKGIRAMLKTRIFDARMQIAQRQKKISFYMQCLGEEAIAVAHTLALERGDMCFPTYRQQGILMVRDYSLVDMMCQLMSNARDPLKGRQLPVMYSSRDAGFFSISGNLATQFIQAVGWAMASAIKGDTRIASAWIGDGATAEADFHTALTFAHVYRAPVILNVVNNQWAISTFQAIAGGEGATFAGRGVGCGIASLRVDGNDFLAVYAASRWAAERARRNLGPTLIEWVTYRAGPHSTSDDPTKYRPGDDWTHFPLGDPLERLKRHMVGLGVWSEQEHEDTKAAFEAEVLAAQKEAERYGTLADEHVPNVASIFEDVYKEMPAHLRRQRQQLGV is encoded by the coding sequence ATGAGCCAGTACGGGCCATTGCGATTGCATGTGCCGGAGCCTACCGGGCGTCCGGGATGCAAGACCGATTTTACTTACCTGCGCCTGTCGCCAGCCGGCAAGGTGCGCAAACCCCCTATCGACGTCGCGCCCGCCGACACGAGCGACCTGGCCTATGGCCTCGTGCGCGTGCTCGACGAGCACGGACGAGCCGTCGGGCCCTGGGCGCCCGACATCGATCCCGACATCTTGCGCAAAGGCATCCGCGCGATGCTGAAGACGCGCATCTTCGACGCGCGCATGCAGATCGCGCAGCGCCAGAAGAAGATCTCGTTCTACATGCAGTGCCTCGGCGAGGAAGCGATCGCAGTCGCGCACACGCTCGCGCTCGAGCGCGGCGACATGTGCTTTCCGACGTATCGGCAGCAAGGGATCCTGATGGTGCGCGACTATTCGCTCGTCGACATGATGTGCCAGTTGATGTCGAACGCGCGCGATCCGCTGAAGGGCCGCCAGTTGCCGGTGATGTACTCGTCGCGCGACGCGGGCTTCTTCTCGATCTCGGGCAATCTCGCGACGCAGTTCATCCAGGCGGTCGGCTGGGCGATGGCCTCGGCGATCAAGGGCGACACGCGCATCGCTTCCGCGTGGATCGGCGACGGCGCGACGGCCGAAGCCGATTTCCATACCGCGCTCACGTTCGCACACGTGTACCGCGCGCCCGTGATCCTGAACGTCGTCAACAACCAGTGGGCGATCTCGACGTTCCAGGCGATCGCGGGCGGCGAGGGCGCGACGTTCGCCGGGCGCGGCGTCGGCTGCGGGATCGCATCGCTGCGCGTCGACGGCAACGACTTCCTCGCGGTCTACGCCGCGTCCCGCTGGGCGGCCGAACGCGCGCGCCGCAACCTCGGGCCGACGCTGATCGAATGGGTCACGTATCGCGCGGGCCCGCACTCGACGTCCGACGATCCGACCAAGTACCGCCCCGGCGACGACTGGACGCACTTCCCGCTCGGCGATCCGCTCGAGCGCCTGAAGCGCCACATGGTCGGCCTCGGCGTGTGGTCCGAGCAGGAGCACGAGGACACGAAGGCCGCGTTCGAGGCCGAGGTGCTCGCCGCGCAGAAGGAAGCGGAGCGCTACGGCACGCTGGCCGACGAGCACGTGCCGAACGTCGCGAGCATTTTCGAGGACGTCTACAAGGAGATGCCCGCGCACTTGCGCCGGCAGCGCCAACAGCTCGGGGTTTGA
- a CDS encoding DUF6670 family protein, which translates to MNSILAPDNAPPACATRTNPLMSALARIVVTALLPRIDRAADASTRPFVTPDMLVPHVRDKRYGLTHYGIFFPELPEPHRYCNVMTLLGATGSVAFDNDYLTDGDPRDVATVLSSTAADGAHHYRAYSIARECAVRRADMVVAFGGDLTIAGAYPRYTVKADYAHFGLDVAIDCTDIVSWFVRNVAYDHLSLLATCSGTIRHGGRTMPVDTLCTFEYARMTTPQAWFAKPLGERWKLPLDFFTYQIVNLGEGVQLLLTEVRVLGEKAFKGIHLRALDGAAEIHERGVAFVVDEYGPELANAPDGRRMRLPQRLSWTARDGAGRPWLELRGTIDSPWRFGHGRGYVASYRFDGFAKGRAYSGRGYIEYVDCEVPRR; encoded by the coding sequence ATGAACTCGATCCTTGCCCCGGACAACGCGCCGCCCGCCTGCGCGACGCGCACGAACCCGCTGATGTCGGCGCTCGCGCGCATCGTCGTCACCGCGCTGCTGCCGAGAATCGACCGCGCGGCCGATGCGTCGACGCGTCCGTTCGTCACGCCGGACATGCTCGTGCCGCACGTGCGCGACAAGCGCTACGGGCTCACGCATTACGGCATCTTCTTTCCCGAGTTGCCGGAACCGCACCGGTACTGCAACGTGATGACGCTGCTCGGCGCGACGGGCAGCGTCGCGTTCGACAATGACTACCTGACCGACGGCGATCCGCGCGACGTCGCGACGGTGCTGTCGTCGACGGCCGCCGACGGCGCGCATCACTATCGCGCGTATTCGATCGCGCGCGAATGCGCGGTACGGCGCGCGGACATGGTCGTCGCGTTCGGCGGCGACCTGACGATCGCGGGCGCGTACCCGCGCTACACGGTGAAGGCCGACTACGCGCACTTCGGCCTCGACGTCGCGATCGACTGCACCGACATCGTCTCGTGGTTCGTCCGCAACGTCGCATACGACCACCTGAGCCTGCTCGCGACGTGCTCGGGCACGATCCGCCACGGCGGCCGCACGATGCCGGTCGACACGCTGTGCACGTTCGAATACGCACGGATGACGACGCCGCAAGCGTGGTTCGCGAAGCCGCTCGGCGAGCGCTGGAAGCTGCCGCTCGATTTCTTCACGTACCAGATCGTGAACCTCGGCGAAGGCGTCCAGTTGCTGCTGACCGAAGTCCGCGTGCTCGGCGAAAAGGCGTTCAAGGGCATCCATCTGCGCGCGCTCGACGGCGCGGCCGAGATCCACGAGCGCGGCGTCGCGTTCGTCGTCGACGAATACGGGCCGGAGCTCGCGAACGCGCCGGACGGCCGGCGCATGCGGCTGCCACAACGGCTGTCGTGGACCGCGCGCGACGGCGCGGGCCGGCCGTGGCTCGAACTGCGCGGCACGATCGACAGCCCCTGGCGCTTCGGCCATGGGCGCGGGTATGTCGCGAGCTATCGCTTCGACGGCTTCGCCAAAGGCCGCGCATACAGCGGCCGCGGCTACATCGAGTACGTCGATTGCGAGGTGCCGCGGCGCTGA